A single window of Senegalia massiliensis DNA harbors:
- the pepF gene encoding oligoendopeptidase F: MSKVKLRDEIDSKFKWDIESMYKNDEDWEKDFKKVKSLIGELKLFKGNVIKSPDNLLGLLKLKDEISRTVSNVYTFAKMKQDEDTNNSKYQQFTDRATTLMVNIGEVSSFIVPEILELNKEDVLIFKKKNPSLNEYSHYLDEIFRQKEHILSEKEEAIIAGVGDIANGPENTFSMLNNADLEFPFIKDENGQEIQITHGRFIPLMENKDRRVREDAFKALYETYGNYKNTFASILNTNIKKNIFYSKVRKYNSSLEAALDEDNIPIKVYDNLLESVNENLDKMHKYIEIRKKALDLGDIHFYDLYTPIVKEIDMDIEYEEAKEIVLKGLNPLKREYLEIVKKGFDSGWIDVYENKGKRSGAYSWGTYDSKPFILLNYQNTLDNMFTIAHEMGHSMHSYFSKSNQPHIYSGYSIFVAEVASTVNEALLINYMLENEVDPRKKLYFLNHFLEQFRGTIYRQTMFAEFEKIIHEKTEKGESLTAESFSNIYKNLNRKYYGEEIVIDEEIAMEWARIPHFYYNFYVYQYATGFSAAVYLSQKILNNEEGAVEKYLEFLKSGSSDYPIEVLKKAGVDMTTKKPIDDALKLFGELVDKMERLI, translated from the coding sequence ATGAGTAAGGTTAAATTAAGAGATGAAATAGATTCTAAATTTAAATGGGATATTGAATCTATGTATAAAAATGATGAAGATTGGGAAAAAGATTTTAAAAAAGTTAAATCATTAATAGGTGAATTGAAATTATTTAAAGGAAATGTAATTAAAAGTCCAGATAATTTATTAGGATTATTAAAATTAAAAGATGAAATCTCTAGAACAGTAAGTAATGTATATACATTTGCTAAAATGAAACAAGATGAAGATACTAATAATTCAAAATATCAACAGTTTACTGATAGAGCAACAACTTTAATGGTAAATATAGGTGAAGTTTCTTCTTTTATAGTACCTGAGATTTTGGAATTAAATAAAGAAGATGTTTTGATATTTAAGAAGAAAAATCCTAGCTTAAATGAATATTCTCATTATTTAGATGAGATATTCAGACAAAAAGAACATATATTAAGTGAAAAAGAGGAAGCTATAATAGCAGGGGTAGGGGACATTGCAAATGGTCCTGAAAATACTTTTTCTATGCTCAACAATGCAGATTTAGAATTTCCTTTTATAAAAGATGAAAATGGTCAAGAGATACAGATTACTCACGGCAGATTTATACCTTTAATGGAGAATAAAGATAGAAGAGTAAGAGAAGATGCATTTAAAGCATTATATGAGACTTATGGCAATTATAAAAATACATTTGCAAGTATTTTGAACACTAATATAAAGAAAAATATATTTTACTCTAAAGTTAGAAAATATAATTCATCTTTGGAAGCAGCATTAGATGAAGACAATATCCCTATAAAGGTATATGACAATTTATTAGAATCAGTAAATGAAAACTTGGATAAGATGCATAAATATATAGAAATAAGAAAAAAAGCTCTTGATTTAGGAGATATTCATTTTTATGATCTATATACTCCAATAGTAAAAGAAATAGACATGGATATAGAGTATGAAGAGGCTAAAGAAATTGTACTAAAAGGATTAAATCCTTTAAAAAGAGAGTATTTAGAAATAGTTAAAAAAGGCTTTGATTCTGGCTGGATAGATGTTTATGAAAATAAAGGAAAAAGAAGTGGAGCATATTCATGGGGTACATATGATTCAAAGCCTTTTATATTATTAAATTATCAAAATACATTAGATAATATGTTTACTATTGCACATGAAATGGGTCATTCAATGCATAGTTATTTTTCAAAGAGTAATCAGCCTCATATATATTCAGGATATAGTATATTTGTAGCTGAAGTAGCTTCTACTGTAAATGAAGCGCTTCTTATAAATTATATGTTAGAAAATGAAGTTGATCCAAGAAAAAAACTATATTTTTTAAATCATTTTTTAGAACAATTTAGAGGGACTATATACAGACAAACAATGTTTGCGGAATTTGAAAAGATAATACATGAAAAAACAGAAAAGGGAGAATCATTAACAGCTGAATCTTTTAGTAATATATATAAGAATTTAAATAGAAAGTATTATGGAGAAGAAATAGTGATTGATGAAGAAATAGCAATGGAATGGGCAAGGATTCCACACTTTTACTATAATTTTTATGTATATCAATATGCAACAGGTTTTTCAGCAGCAGTTTATTTATCTCAGAAGATACTTAATAATGAAGAGGGAGCAGTAGAAAAATACTTAGAATTTTTAAAAAGTGGAAGTTCAGATTATCCTATAGAAGTATTGAAAAAAGCTGGAGTAGATATGACTACAAAGAAACCTATAGATGATGCATTAAAACTTTTTGGTGAATTAGTAGATAAAATGGAAAGACTCATATAA
- a CDS encoding RluA family pseudouridine synthase encodes MIIPKESHNIINLKVEEKEIKLKDFLNNKMNISSRLFKKLIRQKNIFINNKPLSNEFYVYSNDIITIKFEKEQNVYKPQKMDLNVIYEDVDVIAIDKEPNILVHPTKNHPQNTLTNGIAYYFKKNNIDKKVRLVNRLDMDTSGILIVAKNSYAHGQMADQFKNTITKKYIAVVKGVVKENKGIINLPLMKSTEGIKQVVDKNGKESVTEFEVIERFKDVTIVSLKIVTGRTHQIRVHLSYLGHPIIGDSLYSEESDFISRQALHSYYLKFNRVRDKNEIELKSDFPYDIKSLIEKVK; translated from the coding sequence ATGATTATACCCAAAGAAAGCCATAATATTATAAATTTAAAAGTTGAAGAAAAGGAAATAAAGTTAAAAGATTTTTTAAATAATAAAATGAATATATCATCAAGATTATTTAAGAAACTTATTAGACAAAAAAATATATTTATAAATAATAAACCTTTGAGTAATGAATTTTATGTTTATAGTAATGATATCATTACTATAAAGTTTGAAAAAGAACAGAATGTGTATAAACCACAGAAAATGGATTTAAATGTAATATATGAAGATGTTGATGTTATTGCTATAGATAAAGAGCCTAATATTTTAGTTCATCCAACTAAAAATCATCCGCAAAATACGCTTACAAATGGTATAGCTTATTATTTTAAAAAGAATAACATAGATAAAAAAGTAAGGTTAGTAAATAGATTAGATATGGATACTTCTGGAATATTAATTGTTGCAAAAAACTCTTATGCACATGGCCAAATGGCAGATCAGTTTAAAAATACTATAACAAAGAAATATATTGCAGTTGTTAAAGGGGTAGTAAAAGAAAATAAGGGAATAATTAATCTTCCTCTTATGAAATCCACAGAAGGTATTAAACAAGTAGTAGATAAGAATGGAAAAGAATCTGTAACAGAATTTGAAGTTATTGAAAGATTTAAAGATGTTACTATTGTAAGTCTAAAGATAGTTACAGGAAGAACTCATCAAATAAGGGTACATTTATCATACTTAGGTCATCCTATTATAGGAGATAGTTTATATAGTGAAGAAAGTGACTTTATATCTAGACAAGCTTTACATTCATATTATTTAAAATTTAATAGGGTTAGAGATAAAAACGAAATAGAATTAAAATCAGATTTCCCTTACGATATAAAATCATTAATAGAAAAAGTGAAATGA
- a CDS encoding NAD(+)/NADH kinase, whose protein sequence is MNNSTYKNKKINVIYNKDEESSNTAALLKQKLNIRGYTVTKNYDTEAMLNICVGGDGSFLTAVHHYGFPDIPFVGINTGHLGFFQEISPTNLEEFLDKLDSNDYIVDSLYLVEALVCTRTSCIDLIGINEIVVKGIESKVIHLNISIDNTYLERFSGDGVIVSTPVGSSAYNFSSGGSIVYTTLDVLQLTPLSPINSKVYRSLTTSAIVPSDMEIKIAPEYRDENSILITVDGNQHKYENITEISFKLSKMTINLLNMGKKDFWSNVRDKFL, encoded by the coding sequence ATGAATAATTCTACATATAAAAATAAAAAGATAAATGTAATATATAATAAAGATGAAGAGTCGTCAAATACAGCTGCATTATTAAAACAAAAATTAAATATTAGAGGATATACAGTCACTAAAAATTATGATACAGAAGCAATGTTAAATATATGTGTTGGTGGTGATGGTTCCTTTTTAACAGCAGTACATCATTATGGATTCCCTGATATTCCATTTGTTGGAATAAATACTGGGCATTTAGGTTTTTTCCAAGAGATATCACCTACAAATTTAGAAGAATTTTTAGATAAATTAGACTCTAATGACTATATAGTTGATTCTTTATATTTAGTTGAAGCTTTAGTATGTACAAGAACAAGTTGTATTGATCTTATAGGAATTAATGAAATTGTAGTAAAAGGAATAGAATCTAAAGTTATACATTTAAATATTTCAATAGATAATACATACCTTGAAAGATTTAGTGGTGATGGAGTAATTGTATCTACTCCTGTGGGAAGTTCTGCTTACAATTTTTCTTCTGGTGGAAGTATAGTATATACTACTTTAGATGTACTACAATTAACACCTTTATCTCCTATAAATTCAAAGGTATATAGGTCCCTTACTACTAGTGCAATAGTTCCAAGTGATATGGAAATAAAAATAGCTCCAGAATATAGAGATGAAAATTCAATACTTATAACAGTAGATGGAAATCAACATAAATATGAAAATATAACTGAGATTAGCTTTAAACTTTCTAAAATGACTATAAATCTACTCAATATGGGTAAAAAAGATTTTTGGAGTAATGTCAGAGATAAATTCTTATAA